DNA from Flavobacterium aestivum:
CATTGAACAAAATTATAACAGTAACTATTACATCAAAAATGTAGGGAGCGGGCCAGCTCTGAATATTAGAATATTAAGCCAACCTGATTTTGAAAATAAAACTTGGAGAAAAAACGAAATTGCATATAGTTTGTTTGGAGATTCAACAGAAATTGAATTAAACACATTTGATAAAAGTGCATATCTAATATTATATAGTGACATTCATCAGAAAAAATATTATTCATATATGAACAATAATAGTTTAAGTTTTGGCGCTTATAAAAAAACTAAATCTGACGATGAAATTAATAAAATTCTAAAGTTTAAAAAACCAAAAGAACAGTTAAGGGATGAACATTTTCCATCTGTTTAAAAATACTACTGTTAACAACTTCTACAACGGTTTTGGATAATTGATTTAATAGAAAGTTGGCTTTGAGTTTGATATGTTTTGGCAAATCCGAAAATAGGGCTTAACTTAGTACAAACCCCGCTTAAAGCGTGAGAACTATATACATAAGTAGCAAACCATTCTTTTGAAAATACTAAATTATAAAGCATACTATTATGAAGAAAATTATAATCTTACTATTTTTTGCTCTATTCACAACAATATTATCTGCGCAAAGTCAGCTAAAAAAGGGAACTTTAAACGAGAGTAGTCAAAATAAAGTAGACAATGCAACAGACGTTTATCAATTATTTCCAACGCAGAATATATGGACATTTATTAAGTTAAATACAAGAAATGGAAAAATGTGGCAAGTACAATTCAGTATGAAAGATAACAGAATTGTAACAGAATTAAATTCAATTCCTCTTGTATTAAGTGAAATGGAAATAAACGGTAGATTTACGTTGTATCCCACTGAAAATATGTGGACTTTTATTTTGCTTGACCAAATTGACGGAGATACATGGCAAGTTCAGTGGTCAAATGATGATAAGAACAGAGGTATTATACGAATGAAATAAAAAAAATGCAGAAAGCATAGTAGCTGTATCTGTTGCGCAATTCTCTCATAAAACACAAAACAAACCTCTTTTAAAGCGATTTAAAAGAGGTTTGTTTTTTAGTTGAAGCAAACTTAAAATAGCTCTTTTGATTATTTGTAATAAAAATAATATTTATATTTGTTTAATAACCAATACAAAGTAGCGACTAAACCTCTTAAAAAGGAGTGATTGTCGCTACTTTGTAGCGAGTATATGCAAGTTATGCACAATAATCCTAAAAAACGAACTAATATGGAATATAGAATTAAAGAAAAACATAATTTAAAATTGCCAGTCTATTTGTCAATTTCTTTTAAAACAAAAATTGATGCAGAAAATCATTTGAGGCAATTACCCGTAAAGCAAGACACTGTTTATTCAGTTGTTTATGGAACATATTATTCATCAACTGGTGGATTTGCAGAAAGCAAAGAATAAATTTCAAACAATATGGTAATTGAGAATATTATAATTGAAAATCAAGAAGTTCTATATTATTCCAAAGCATTAAATTATTTTACAGACAAACAAAATGTCTTAAAGATTTCCGAAAATATTAACGGTGAAAATGTTATTAATTTTTCAATTGTCAATAATTACATTAATGATTTGGAATTTAAACCAAATGTTTATGGTTTACTTACAAGAGATGTAAATGAAGAAAATTGGAAATTAAGGTATATTGGGCAGCGTAAATCAAAAGATATTAAACAAAGACTTTGCCAACATTTAAAAAAGAAGCATATAAAAACTGGTGCTCAACTAAACAAAATAAAATCAGAATTAGTTATTGGAAAAGAAATAGGGATTAAATTATTAAGTATTTATCCAGATGAATTAAGACAATACTACGAAGAAAAACTAATAACTGACTTACAACTTGATTGGAATATACAAAATAATTACGGCGGCTAACAGCCGTTTGGAAAGATTGAGGTTTTAGAGGAATTACACAATCAAGAACGTTTATATTAAGCAGAAAATGCTCTACTACAAAGTTGTAAACCGCTTGAAAAGTTAGCCATCATTAAAAAAAACACAATATGATTATAAAATTTCAAGGAGAACATAAATCTTTAAAAACATTCGAGAGTCAAAATCTTGACGACTTTTCAGTAATTACAGGAAAAAATGGGTGTGGCAAAAGTCAATTAATAGAACTTATAGGATTAAAAGCAAACAGTGAGTTAAGTCCTCTTTTGAGTTTCGATTTTGAGCCTAAAATTTCCAAGATACAATTAGAAGGAATTGAAAATAGCGATCTATCCGCTTTAAACAATTCAAATTGGAAAAGTAAAATAGATCTATATATTAATCAATTTAATTCATTAGGGGAAAACACAAAATTGCTGGTTGAGTTGATGGTAAATGATAGCATCTGGATGACTTCTGAAGTCAATGAGCCATTTTTTAAATCAATTACAACAATTCCAACTTCTCAAGTAGAGGAATTGGTTACAAATTCATTAAAAGAAATTGAGCCAAAATGGTTTACGCAACAAAGAGCATATAGTGAGATTGCCTACAGATTACGACAACATAATTTTTTCACCGAAATTATAAGAAAAACAGTGTTAGTGTCAATATTTGTAGCGAGATATAGAAATAAGCCAATTTCAGATCTAGTTGGAGGTGATTTCTACCTTACACCTGTTCCAGATTATTTCTTAGATGACCCCAAATTATTTGGCTCTCAATTAGAATTTGTATTTTATAATTATGCCAAAAGGAGGGATCAAAACCAAAGACTTTTTTTTGAAAAATCAACTTACGATGAAGAAAATAATTCGATTTCAGACGAAGAATTTATCAAGACATTTATACCACCTTGGACATCGATAAATGTGATATTAAGTCAACATAATTTAAAGTTTCAATTCAAAGGAATAGATAGGAAAGATTTTTCTAGTGATGCAAATATCTCATTTCAATTAATAAAAACGACTGTTGGTAAGGATATAGAGTTTCAACATTTATCATCAGGCGAAAAGGTTATTATTGGTCTAATCATAAAGTTATTTACTAGTTATTATTATAGTGAAAAGTTAGAGTTCCCTGAATTAATTGTTCTAGATGAGCCTGACGCTCATCTACATCCCGAAATGTCCAAGTTACTTATTGATGTATTGCTTGGCACTTTCGTACAAAAATTGGGAATAAAAGTAATCGTTGTTACTCATTCTCCCTCGACTGTTGCGCTTTGTCCTGACAACTCAATTTATCAGTTAGAAAATGAACCGGTAACAACCTTACATAAAATTGAAAAAAATGAAGCATTAAAACTTCTTACAGATTTTATACCTACTTTGTCTATTGATTATAAAAATCATAAGCAAGTATTCGTTGAAAGCCCAACAGATATAAGATATTATCAAACTATATTTAATAAACTAAACCAAGAAAGAAACTATCCATTTAGATTGTATTTTATCTCAAATTCATATGGAAAAGGGAGTTGTGAACAAGTTATAAAAATTGTGGACGACATTAGAGAATCTGGAAATACAACTGTTTTTGGAATAATAGACTGGGATCTTAAAAATTCTTCAAATACCTTTGTAAAAGTTCATGGAGAAAATAAAAGATATAATGTGGAAAATTACCTATACGATCCCATATATCTGTCGATTCTTTTTATGAATTTGAAAGCTCACGGGATTTATAAAGAGCTTGGTATTGAAGAAACCATTAACCAATATTTAATCGGAAATGAGTCTGATGAATTTCTGCAAAAGATATCAGATTGGTTCTTCAGCAAATATTACGAAGTGCATAAAATAAATGAAGGATTAATTTCGGATCTTGTAGAAGTCGAATATTTAAACGGCAAGAAAATTAAGATGCCTATTTGGTTTTTACAGTTTCAAGGTCATGATTATGAAACCAGGCTAAAACAGGTATTTAACGCATTAGATAAATTTACTGGAGAAGGTAAATTACAACAAGAAATTACGACCATAGTCGGGAAATGCTATCCTTTTATACCGAAAGACTCTGAACTGCTAATTGAAGAAATAATAAACGGAGGCTAATAGCGGTTTGGCGCAATAGCTATTGCTGAGTCAATTTGACGTTTTATCTTCACGAAAAAACTCTATGTTTAGTAGAAAATAATCTGCTAACTTTGAACGTAACTAGCTCTAAGCTGAGAGTCGTTAATATACAATAAAATCAAAAAAAAGAGACCTTATTTAAGGTCTCTTTCCTGTTTTTAATATATCTTTTATAAAAGGTTATTCCCTTTTAATAACTTTTCTAAATATTCGACTTTGTCTTTCTCAGCTTGAACTAAACGTTCGTAAAGTTCTACAACTTTATCAAGAGGATTGAATGTGCATTGATGATTTTGACCAAATGCGCCTTGGCTATTGCTGAAATCAGTATCATTAAAAGTATTAAAATAATTTATAACGGCTTCTTCTGAAAAGTTTTTTATTGCTTCAACTGTAACGCCCAGCACCTTTGCAACTTCCGCAAGTTTTTCTTCGTCTATAGTTTCGCTATTCTCCATAGCAGATATTGCCTGCTGGTTTGTTCCTAAAGCTTGTGCTAAAGCTTCTTGTTTCATGTCTCGGAGTTCACGAATACGGCTGATTTTTCGGCCTATGTGATTTGGTTTTGTTAATGTGCTCATAGAATCAAAGATAATAATTAGAAATAAAAAAATAAACAATATGTAAAAAACATATTTTCATTCTGTACGATACATTCAAAAATGATTCTGTACGAAATGTCTTCTTCTTTACTTGCAGTGTATTAAACAAAAATACAATTTAAAAACAATGTTTAACATCTAAAAGTAAAAATTATGAATTGGCTTACAGTATCAAAACAACACAGGAATTTCCAAGTCTGGGCAAGTGATCTTGGGTGCAAGGAATTAGTACATCTTGTAAAAACAGTAAATACTAATCTCATCTAAATGTATAACTATGGAAAACAATTCTATTAAAACCACACAAGGGTTAGAAGATCTAGCCACTGCGCTTTTTACAACACTGGCCCCAAACAAGCTCGAAAAGGATTTGTATACCGCATCCTTTACCGTTTGTGATTACAGTCACTTAATGTTTATAATCACAGACCTCATGAAGCTTTGCGTATCTGCCATTGAGGATGAATCTGGGTTTGGGTCGTATTTAAAAATCAATATTGGGCAAATACTAAAAATAGCCATTGAGTTACTGCCCAGTGATGAAGCTGCATTTCTAGATAGATCACGGGAATTATTTGCTAAGGAAAGCGGTAATGATGTTTCTAAAATAAAAATTTCCAGAGATGAGTTTATGCAATACAATTAATAAAAAATCCCAAATTTCATTGTTATCGAAATTTGGGATTTGTTTTTTACCTGTATTTATCATTCAGACCTATGTTGTCCAAGATCATAGGTTTTATCTTTTCTATTCTGGAAAGTTTAGTTTCTTCACGTTTTGCCGTTTCTATGTATTCTAAAAATTCCTTTTGTTTGTAGGGACTAAATTTTAGGAATGCTTCCTTCAAGCTAGCATTGGCATCTAATTCTTTCTGGAAAATGTCAGGAATTATAACTTCCGTTTTTGTCTTTTCGGGTTTAATTATTTTTTCCTGTTTTTCATTCTCTATAGCTTCCTGAATGTAGGCTAGCACTTCGGCTTCATTGATTTCTTCTTTGGATGTAAAACGCCACTGGCGCAATGATTTGGTAACGCCTTCATTGGCATTGACCAAATGTTTCTTTTCATCTTTTAGAAACACACCATTAAAGAACCAAAGGGTAAAGAAGTTCTTGAATCCTCCAACTCCTATCACATTTTTGTTATTGACCACGTATACGCAACCGCCCCATTTATTGGTTTCAACCAATTCGGTTTTTGCGATAATAGATTTCAGAATCTCTAATTCAATTTCCCATTGATCGTTGTTGGTCATATACGGCTATTTAGAATTATCTTCTTTTTTTGGTCTTAACCTCTTTGTTTAGATAGTCGCCTTTGGCAGTTAATTCGGCAATTTTTACAATTACTTCGGTTGCTTTCTGCATACTCTCTACAGGTACATATTCATACTTTCCGTGAAAATTATGTCCACCGGCAAAAATATTAGGACAAGGTAAACCTTTGTATGATAATTGGCAACCATCTGTTCCTCCGCGAATAGGTTTGATAAGTGGTTTGATTCCAACTTCTTTCATGGCACTTTCGGCAATATCTACAATATATTTTACAGGTAGTACCTTTTCTTTCATATTGTAATACTGGTCTTTTATTTCGGCAATTACGATATCCTCACCGAATTTTTTAGCAAACTTCTTGTTGAATTTTTTAGTGATTTTGGCAATTAAATCTTTGCGTTTTTCAAACTTTTTCTTGCTGTGATCGCGAATGATTAATTCCAATACAGTTTCTTCTATACTTCCCGTTAGGTGGTGAATATGGAAAAAACCTTGGTATCCTTTTGTGTCCTGTGGAGTTTCCTCTTTTGGTAATTCATTGATGAAGTCATTGGCAATAAGCATGGAGTTGATCATTTTACCTTTGGCATAACCAGGATGAACACTTTTCCCCTTGAAGGTAATTTTGGCTCCAGCCGCATTAAAATTCTCGTATTCTAATTCGCCTATTTGGCTTCCGTCCATGGTGTAAGCCCAATCAGCTCCAAATTTCTCAACATCAAAATGATGAGCGCCACGACCAATTTCTTCATCTGGAGTAAAACCAACTCTAATTTTTCCGTGTTTGATTTCCGGATTGTTAATCAAGAATTCCATTGCAGTAACAATTTCCGTAATTCCAGCCTTATCATCGGCACCTAGTAGTGTTGTTCCGTCTGTGGTAATTAGGGTTTGTCCTTTGTATTGCAATAAGTCTTTGAAGTAAGAAGGGGAGAGGATAATGTTTTGTTCAGCATTCAGCACAATGTCTTTCCCGTCATAATTAGGAACAATTTGTGGTTTTACATTGGCTCCTGTAAAATCTGGAGTGGTATCAAAGTGAGAAACGAAACCAATTGTAGGTACTTCATGGTCTACATTACTTGGTAGGGTAGCCATTATATAAGCTTTGTCATCTATGGTTACGTCTTGTAATCCGATGGCTTTTAGTTCTTCTACTAATTTATTAGCCAAATCCCATTGTTTTGCGGTACTGGGAGTTGTATTTGAGTTTGGATCCGATTCGGTATCTACAGTAACGTAACTGATAAAACGATCAATAATATGTTGCATCTTTTTTTGTTTTTTTGAGGGTAAAGATAGACAATTTTAAAAAACATTTATACGGGATACACTTACTCTTGATGGGTATTGATTGAAATAAAAAATCCGCCGTAAAGCGGATTTTTAAAACGTATTGAAATAGAAACTTATTTACCTTTTTGGAGGTTAATTAGTTTTTTTCAGTATCCATCATTTCCATAAGTTTAAGACCTAGAAGTCCGCTCATAGATCCGTCTGTACCATTGTTGCCAGAAATAAGAACATCAGGAATAACTTTGATATTTCCTTTTCCTATTTCTTCGGTGATTTTGTATTTTGTAAAGTTATCACCACCCATTGCAGAAACTTGAAGCTGATACGATTCGGCTGTAGATTTACCAATTGCCATGATTTTCTCTGCTTCGGCAAGACCCGTTTTAGAGATTCTTTCGGCCTCGGCACTTGCAGTAAGTTTAGTAGCTTCGGCTTGTGCACCCGCTCTGGCTTTGGTAGCTTCGGCTTCGGCATTGGCACGCATTTTAGTAGCTTCGGCTTCGGCATTTACATTCAGTTTTAAACTTGTAGCGTCTCCTTCGGCTTTTTTAACGGTAGCATCGGCAGTACGCTGTGCAATCTCAACACTTTGGGAAGCTCGAACGATTTCCTTTTGCATATCGGCAATTGCAGTTTCTTTTTCCATTCCTTGGCGTTGTTCCTGTGCCATTTTTTGGGTTTGATAGGTTTTTTGCTCTTCTTCGGCAATTTTTCTATCTGTCAATGTTTTCATCAATGATTCTGGAGGAACGATATCTCCAATTAGAGTATCTACTGCATTTACATTGTATTCATCCAAAACAACTTTGATGTGATTTTTGGCTGATTCCTGACGCTCTTTTCTGGTTGAAAGAAACGAGATTACATCGCTTTCCTGAGCTGAGTTTCTGAAATAATTTCCAATAGTTGGTTCCAGAACCTGAGAAACAAGATTGTTCATGCTACCAAAACGGGCAATTACTTTTGGAGCTTCATTGGCAGGAACATGAATGATTTGTGATACATCTAGATTAAATGGGAAACCATCTTTTGATCGAACGGTAATCGTTGATAGGTTTTGGTCTAGATTATGAGATTCACTTCTGGCATCAGCCCAGTTCAGTACCAAGTTGGTTGTAGGAACCGGTTCTAATTTTGTGGTGTATTTATTAAGAGCATATTTTCCTGGACCAAAAGGCTCCATCCAAACACCGCGCTGTCCTTTTGAAACGATATTTCCGTGTTTGAAATTATCTCCTGTTACATCTTGTCCGTCTTCGCCAATATATGAAATTACAACTCCAACGTATCCAATAGGCACATCGGTCATAGGAGTTTGCTCTATTTGAATGGCCCATGTATTGATGTAATAAGAACCGGCAAGCATTACTTGAGGTTGTAATCCACGATTTCCTCCATTTTTGAGGAATAGGTCAAAATCCTGAAAGTTATTGTGTCCTTCTACAAATTTACCGGCAATTTGTCCGATAGGAATGGGTTCACCATCCATAGCGGTTACAATTCCGACCATATTTTCAGAAATTACAATTTGAGGAGAAACCACCACTTCAAATAAATACGTATTGATACGGTATGAACCTGTTGTTATGAATGCTGATTGACGTCCTTTTTGTCCGCCATTGTCCAAAAACATTGTGGCATCCTGAAAATTGTCTGAGTTTACTTTTTGGGCAAGGATGCGTCCCGTTGGGATTTCGGCACCATCTTTACTCAATACCAAACCAATATTTCCTTCGGGAATAATGGTAAATGGTGTCATGTTTACTGAATATTGCCAAGGCCACATTCCCCAGTAGAGCCCCGGAGCAAGAGTTTTGGCCTGAAAACCGGCTTCGCCTTTGGTAGCGATAATTCGGCCATCGGGCAATGATTTTGCCGCTCCAAAGAGGACGAATTTTTTGGTTACCAATCCAATTTTGTCTTCTGGAACGATAACCATTCCGAAGAACACGCGCAAAACAAATTTGTAAAAAAGTAGGGATAGGATAATTAAGAATATCCACCAGTTAGTAAGTAAAAATTGCATAGTTGTGAGGGTTTAGACTACAAACATAATTTATTTTTTTCTTGTAATTTGATTTCTGTTTGGAATTATTTTTTAACTTTTTTTGATGTTAAATGTTGAAATCGATCCTTTGTTTTTAGCTAAAATCAAATTAAAATTCACGGTATTGCAGTATAGATTTTATTGTCTATTTTGCAGCTTAATAGGAATTAGTTTATGGCATTATTTAATCGATTGAATTTTAAGGGGAAATCACTGATCAATACAGGATTTGGAACTAGTGCGTCCAGTTATGGAGGACGTTTTATCAATAAGGATGGCTCGGTAAACGCAACCAAAAAAGGAGTTGGTATTTTTGGCAAAATCAGTTGGTATCATACCATGCTGGACATGCCTACCTGGAAATTCCTTTCGATTCTTTTCTTGTTTTATATTGTCATTAATCTTGTGTTTGCGTTATTGTATTTTGGGATTGGGATAGAGCATCTCAATGGGATTGAAACAACTGATGATATCTGGGTACAATTTGGACAGGCTTATTTTTTTAGTGCGCAAACTTTTACCACAGTGGGTTATGGCCATATCAGCCCTACTGGGTTTTATACGAGTGCTTTGTCTTCTGCCGAAGCTTTGATAGGATTGTTGAGTTTTGCCATTGCTACCGGTTTGTTTTTTGGGAGATTCAGTAAGCCTTCTATTTTTTTGAAATTCTCCGACAATGTTATTATCGCACCTTTTAATAATGGCAAAGCATTGATGTTTAGATTATCTCCCTACAAAAACACCAATTATATTGATGCTGAGGTCAATGTAACAGTTGGGATGCAAATTGAGGAAAATGGGGTTATGACGAATAAGTTTTTTACACTGGATTTAGAATATCAAAAAATAAACTCGTTGGCACTAAGCTGGACATTGGTTCACCCAATAACAAGCGAAAGTCCTTTGTACGGATTGGTAGCCTCAGACTATGATTCGATATTGGGTGAAATTATTGTGGTTATCAAAACATTTGATGATATGTTTAGCACCACGGTTGCAACGCGAACTTCTTATACTTTTAAAGAAGTTGTTTATGGAGCCAAATTCAAGCCTATGTATTCTAGAAGCGAAAATAATGAAAGCACGGTTCTGGACTTAGGTTTGTTAAACACCTTTGATAGAGTGGCTATAGATTAGTTTGCAGTTTTTCTTTTAAAATTCGCACCCCTTCTGAAGCTACATTTGGAATTACTTCTAGTGGGTTTCTAAGATTAGGGATTTTTATGGGTTTAGGATCGATATAATAAATAGGTGTTCCTTTTTTTGTAAAATCAATTAAACCGGCAGCCGGATAAACTTGTAGTGAAGTGCCAATAACCGCAAAATAATCGGCTTGTTCAGTTATTGTGATGGCTTCCTCAAGAGCGGGAACCTGCTCACCAAACCAAACAATATGCGGACGAAGTTGATTACCTTGATGGTCAACATCTCCAAGATTTAAGTCGTCTTGCCAGTCCAGGATATAGTTTTCATTTTTGGAGCTTCGTACTTTTAATAATTGTCCGTGCAAATGGGTGATATTGGTACTTCCGGCTCGTTCGTGTAAATCATCTACATTTTGGGTAATGATATAAACGTCAAGATCATTTTCTAATTCAGCTAAAATCTGATGTCCTAAATTGGGCTGTACTTCTTTTAGCTGTTGGCGTCTTTGGTTATAAAAATCAAGTACTAAGGATGGGTTTTTGAACCAGCCTTCCGGAGTGGCAACATCCATTACATTATGACCTTCCCATAATCCGTCGCCATCGCGAAATGTTTTGATACCGCTTTCGGCGCTAATTCCGGCACCGGTAAGAACTACTAATTTCTTTTTCATTTTATTTAGTCAATAGGCATTAGAGAATAGGCAATAGTGGGTAACAATTTGCGGAGAACTTCTGACTTAATCTCTAATTTGTTTTTATTGTCAAAAATAATTAAAAACAGTTAGAAAAAGGCTAATGCCTAAAGACTATTCACTATTGTCTTTTTTAGTATTTTTGCCAAAAAAATAATACGCAATGATTGATTTAGATTACCTCAATTATCTTGAAAATATAATAACAGAAAACAGAAAAGAAAATTTTTTGAAAGTATTACAAAACAGAACTAAACATTTTACGGTTGCTGTTGAAGATGTTTTTCAGATGCATAATGCTAGTGCGGTAATGCGTAGTTGTGAGGTTTTTGGTGTTCAGGAACTGCATGTTATAGAGGAGCGTTTTGGTAAAAGAATTGATAAGCAAATCGCGATGGGTGCCCAAAAATGGGTTGATATTTCAGCTTACGACAGTGCAGCCAATTGTATTGATACATTAAAGAGCAGGGGATACCAAATTATAGCGACAACACCTCATGCAAATGATTGTTTGCTGGAGGATTTTGATATTTCTAAACCAAGTGCTTTGTTTTTTGGTACTGAAAAAGAAGGATTGTCTGAAGAGATTATCCAGAAAGCTGATGGTTTTCTTAAAATTCCGATGGTAGGTTTTACGGAGAGTTTGAATATCTCGGTTTCGGCTGCGATTGTTATTCAGAACCTGACCAATAGATTGCGTAATTCTGATGTCAACTGGCAGTTGACAGAGGAAGAAATTCTGGAGAAAAGACTGGATTGGACCCGAAAATCCATCAGGGATATTAAGCGAATCGAGGCGAGGTATTATCAGTAAGCGATATTCTGTTTGTTGTTTTTAAGCTTTAGGTAAACATTTTTTGACGTCAAATTTATTTAAAATCTATTTTGTCGATGAGTTCTCCTTTTTTTAAATAATAAGCTTCAAACGATTTGGATCCTATTTCATAAACGGCCTCAATTATTATTTTGTCAGCAGTTTTGTTCTTTTCTAAAACTAATTTTTGTTGGGATTTAGTTAAGTCGGTCAAACTAATTGATTGCTCAAATTCAAAACCTTCATCATAGGCGAACTCAAGAGCAAAATTGCTGTTTTGCCATTTTAAAATGGTTTCTATTCCTTTTGACTTTGCATTGGTGCTAATAACTGCTTGATTGGCATTAAATAGATTGGTGCTAGATTGGGTTAGCATTAAAAATCCAGAAATTACCATGGCGAAATAGCCTATTTTTTTAAATATAAATTCACTCAAAAAAGGTAAAATCCATTTCATTGACCAAGTAGAAAGTATTGCTGCAATTGCAACTACTATACCAACGGAAATAACTTCATAAGTGATCAAACCAAATAAGGTGTAGAGTACTATTTTTACCAAATGGAGTATGATTTCGTTAGCAGCTCTTGTGGCTACAATTTCTTCTTTAGAAAGACCGTAGCGCAAATAAAATTTATTAAATAAAAGACCAACTGCACCAGTTAGTCCTGATAGAAATCCTGCAGAAAACCCAATGAGGGACAAGACGTAATTTTTAGGTTTTTCGGTATTATCTAATTCTTTTGGCTTTTTAAAAACAAAAGGTAAGTTGCTAACCAAAAAGAGTCCCATGACAATTTCTAAATATATTGGGTTTACATATTTGAGTAGCCATGCCCCGAGCCAAACTGCTGGAAGTGCTGCGGGTACAAAATATTTTACAATAGGCCAGCAAATGTTTTTCTTAAAAACTATTATTCTGGAAGCTGAGCTTGTAAATGTTCCAATCGATAATGCGGCGGGAACTTGGGAAATAGGCAAAAGTCGTCCTAATAAAGGAATGAGCATTAATCCTGCGCCACCTCCGCAGATAGCACTGATAGAAAAGGCTAAAAAGCTAAAAATGAAAATGAGTATTAGAGTGTTTTCCATAGGGGGAGTGCTAAAATCATTTGGATGATTTTAATTTAGCATTTAAATTTTGGTATTAAAAAAATTAGGAAAAAAGTAACTCTTAGTTCTTTTTCAAGATCTTATATTGTTCATAGCAACCACTTATGGCATCCATGATTTGAAGGTCATTAGCAGTTTTTATAAAAGCTTCGGAATAGCTGCATCGAGTTAATATTTCTGCAATTTCGTCTTGGGAGACTCCTAGTAATAATGAAATGGTTTCCCTGTCATATTTGGTTTCTAATAGGTTTCTTACGGTGTCATCTTTTCGCATTTCCCTAAGCTTTTTGAGCTGTTGGGGTCTCTTCCCAAAGACATTGTAGAGCATATCAGCAGGATTAAATATGGAGCCGAGTACTTTTCCAA
Protein-coding regions in this window:
- a CDS encoding SPFH domain-containing protein, with amino-acid sequence MQFLLTNWWIFLIILSLLFYKFVLRVFFGMVIVPEDKIGLVTKKFVLFGAAKSLPDGRIIATKGEAGFQAKTLAPGLYWGMWPWQYSVNMTPFTIIPEGNIGLVLSKDGAEIPTGRILAQKVNSDNFQDATMFLDNGGQKGRQSAFITTGSYRINTYLFEVVVSPQIVISENMVGIVTAMDGEPIPIGQIAGKFVEGHNNFQDFDLFLKNGGNRGLQPQVMLAGSYYINTWAIQIEQTPMTDVPIGYVGVVISYIGEDGQDVTGDNFKHGNIVSKGQRGVWMEPFGPGKYALNKYTTKLEPVPTTNLVLNWADARSESHNLDQNLSTITVRSKDGFPFNLDVSQIIHVPANEAPKVIARFGSMNNLVSQVLEPTIGNYFRNSAQESDVISFLSTRKERQESAKNHIKVVLDEYNVNAVDTLIGDIVPPESLMKTLTDRKIAEEEQKTYQTQKMAQEQRQGMEKETAIADMQKEIVRASQSVEIAQRTADATVKKAEGDATSLKLNVNAEAEATKMRANAEAEATKARAGAQAEATKLTASAEAERISKTGLAEAEKIMAIGKSTAESYQLQVSAMGGDNFTKYKITEEIGKGNIKVIPDVLISGNNGTDGSMSGLLGLKLMEMMDTEKN
- the pepT gene encoding peptidase T — protein: MQHIIDRFISYVTVDTESDPNSNTTPSTAKQWDLANKLVEELKAIGLQDVTIDDKAYIMATLPSNVDHEVPTIGFVSHFDTTPDFTGANVKPQIVPNYDGKDIVLNAEQNIILSPSYFKDLLQYKGQTLITTDGTTLLGADDKAGITEIVTAMEFLINNPEIKHGKIRVGFTPDEEIGRGAHHFDVEKFGADWAYTMDGSQIGELEYENFNAAGAKITFKGKSVHPGYAKGKMINSMLIANDFINELPKEETPQDTKGYQGFFHIHHLTGSIEETVLELIIRDHSKKKFEKRKDLIAKITKKFNKKFAKKFGEDIVIAEIKDQYYNMKEKVLPVKYIVDIAESAMKEVGIKPLIKPIRGGTDGCQLSYKGLPCPNIFAGGHNFHGKYEYVPVESMQKATEVIVKIAELTAKGDYLNKEVKTKKRR
- a CDS encoding YdeI/OmpD-associated family protein, yielding MTNNDQWEIELEILKSIIAKTELVETNKWGGCVYVVNNKNVIGVGGFKNFFTLWFFNGVFLKDEKKHLVNANEGVTKSLRQWRFTSKEEINEAEVLAYIQEAIENEKQEKIIKPEKTKTEVIIPDIFQKELDANASLKEAFLKFSPYKQKEFLEYIETAKREETKLSRIEKIKPMILDNIGLNDKYR
- a CDS encoding AAA family ATPase, which gives rise to MIIKFQGEHKSLKTFESQNLDDFSVITGKNGCGKSQLIELIGLKANSELSPLLSFDFEPKISKIQLEGIENSDLSALNNSNWKSKIDLYINQFNSLGENTKLLVELMVNDSIWMTSEVNEPFFKSITTIPTSQVEELVTNSLKEIEPKWFTQQRAYSEIAYRLRQHNFFTEIIRKTVLVSIFVARYRNKPISDLVGGDFYLTPVPDYFLDDPKLFGSQLEFVFYNYAKRRDQNQRLFFEKSTYDEENNSISDEEFIKTFIPPWTSINVILSQHNLKFQFKGIDRKDFSSDANISFQLIKTTVGKDIEFQHLSSGEKVIIGLIIKLFTSYYYSEKLEFPELIVLDEPDAHLHPEMSKLLIDVLLGTFVQKLGIKVIVVTHSPSTVALCPDNSIYQLENEPVTTLHKIEKNEALKLLTDFIPTLSIDYKNHKQVFVESPTDIRYYQTIFNKLNQERNYPFRLYFISNSYGKGSCEQVIKIVDDIRESGNTTVFGIIDWDLKNSSNTFVKVHGENKRYNVENYLYDPIYLSILFMNLKAHGIYKELGIEETINQYLIGNESDEFLQKISDWFFSKYYEVHKINEGLISDLVEVEYLNGKKIKMPIWFLQFQGHDYETRLKQVFNALDKFTGEGKLQQEITTIVGKCYPFIPKDSELLIEEIINGG
- a CDS encoding ion channel, with amino-acid sequence MALFNRLNFKGKSLINTGFGTSASSYGGRFINKDGSVNATKKGVGIFGKISWYHTMLDMPTWKFLSILFLFYIVINLVFALLYFGIGIEHLNGIETTDDIWVQFGQAYFFSAQTFTTVGYGHISPTGFYTSALSSAEALIGLLSFAIATGLFFGRFSKPSIFLKFSDNVIIAPFNNGKALMFRLSPYKNTNYIDAEVNVTVGMQIEENGVMTNKFFTLDLEYQKINSLALSWTLVHPITSESPLYGLVASDYDSILGEIIVVIKTFDDMFSTTVATRTSYTFKEVVYGAKFKPMYSRSENNESTVLDLGLLNTFDRVAID
- a CDS encoding helix-turn-helix domain-containing protein, with protein sequence MSTLTKPNHIGRKISRIRELRDMKQEALAQALGTNQQAISAMENSETIDEEKLAEVAKVLGVTVEAIKNFSEEAVINYFNTFNDTDFSNSQGAFGQNHQCTFNPLDKVVELYERLVQAEKDKVEYLEKLLKGNNLL